A region of the Synechococcus sp. PCC 7502 genome:
ATGTCAAAGACTTTGCCATTGTCATACCTGTACCAACAATTTTGAAGCAAGATCAAGTGCGGGTTGGAGATGCCCAAATTATCGAACGTCTTGATAGCTTTAGTGCGCCTCGGTTGGTGGAATATTTTGATGCTGATCCCTGTGCGCCAGTATATCCAATGATGGAGTCTATGCGAGCGGCACCTAGTGCGAATGGAGTAATGGATGCCATGAAAACTCGTAAAGATACTTATTTAGGTGTCACCATCGAAGAGAAATTTACCGTGGGTGAGTACGATATTTTAATCCTCAGTGCCAAAGAATCTGGCGGACTAGAAACATGGCTGCTCGAAAATGGCTATCGCATTCCCCCAGGAGCAAGGCAAGTTTTACAGGCTTATATTCGCCAAAATCTGAAATTCTTTGTAGCTAAGGTCAATCTTGAAGAACTAGCAAAATCTGACACCCAATATCTTCGTCCCTTAATGATGGCGTTTGAGTCCAAACGATTTATGTTGCCAATTCGCTTGGGGATGGTTAATGCCAAAGGTGATCAAGATTTATTAGTGTATATTCTCTCACCCCGAGGACAAGCGGAAGTCACTAACTATCGAATGGTTAATATTCCCAGTGATGCCGAGATTCCAGAATTTGTTAAAAATGAATTTGGTGGTTTTTATAAGGCTATGTTCCAAACTGCCCACCGCCGTGAGGATAAAAGAGTGGCTTTCCTAGAATATGCGTGGGATATGAGTAGTTGTGATCCCTGTTCGGCACAACCTCTA
Encoded here:
- a CDS encoding DUF2330 domain-containing protein; amino-acid sequence: MKPVRLIFSLLLSLVVLCAFNPIAWAFCGFYVSKADAKLYNNASQVVIARDGDRTILTMANDFQGDVKDFAIVIPVPTILKQDQVRVGDAQIIERLDSFSAPRLVEYFDADPCAPVYPMMESMRAAPSANGVMDAMKTRKDTYLGVTIEEKFTVGEYDILILSAKESGGLETWLLENGYRIPPGARQVLQAYIRQNLKFFVAKVNLEELAKSDTQYLRPLMMAFESKRFMLPIRLGMVNAKGDQDLLVYILSPRGQAEVTNYRMVNIPSDAEIPEFVKNEFGGFYKAMFQTAHRREDKRVAFLEYAWDMSSCDPCSAQPLTPEELTKAGVFWLNSPVPMPLNSSFNSIRDRRISVPSRGNVFITRIHVRYNRDKFPEDLIFQETSNQQQFQGRYIMRHAFKGEAKCEAGQAYRRSLPQRFEKEAQTLAQLTDWKIADIRRRLPVVDVPRNPIQQFWQNIWR